The Piliocolobus tephrosceles isolate RC106 chromosome 16, ASM277652v3, whole genome shotgun sequence DNA window AAAACAAGCAGGCCAGAAATAATGAGGAATTCTTGGAAAGTTGATGAAGATATGATGATATTGACTAGAGGAAAGGAAATGGCAAACCAAGGCATTCTCACAGAAGCATCAAGAAGGGAAGGGCAGACCCAGGGAAATTCCAGGCTTGGCTGCACCAATGCAGGGGATGGGAGGGTACGAACTCAAGAACTGCTTCAGCACGAGGGGACCAGCTGCTGCCCACTTTCAGATACCCTGTGATGCAGGCAGCACAGTGCCTCTCCCAGGGAAACATTCTGTCATTGTATTCCAAAGAAAGGGAACTCTCCATACAGgtcaaagttttttgttttgttagagacaggtctcactctgatgcccagtggcaatcatagctcactgcaacctcgagcTCCTGTgttcagttgatcctcccacctcagccttccaagtagctgtgaccacaggtgcacaccaccacacccggctaattttttcttagaaacagggtctcctaTGTTGCCAGGACTTGTTTCAAagctctggcctcaagcaatcctgtctcagcctcccaaagtactgggactgtggggagtgagccaccgcgcctggccacaggTCAAAGTTTTTCAAAAAGTTCATGAATGACATTCAATTACACAAAAACCTCCCATTCAGGAAAGTGGATCTCAGAGGAGAAAAAGCACACAATTGCTGGGGACAGGATGCTGGCCACCTCTCTCTACTAAACCACCCATTCCTTCCTTCATAAAACAACTGGGGGCCACCTGTCATATGTGGAAACCACCAGCATGAATGAGAGGGGACAAGGAAAATAAGTCAGCTGACTCTAGAGGAAATGAATTGTTTAATGAAGGGAGGAGGAAATTCTCAGGAGGATTCAGAGGCTATTGGCAGCTGCTATGTAAAAGGAACAACGAGAGATAAGGAGGATTTctggggatttaaaaaaatgtgattaacaaaataaaaaattccaggtGAAACAATATTAATAGACAAAATATAATTCAGGCTAAAAGTCTAAAGCTAGATATTGATCAATCCACCAAGAAGAGATCAGCCATGAGCTTTAATGcatgaaataaaagcaaaattcttATACATGCAAAGGAGAATGGGCAAATCCAAATCAGACTGGGAGATTTTAATCAATCTCTTTTAGAAATTGACAAactcaatggaaaagaataaagtataaagggttttttgtttgtttgtttgtttttgagacagggtctcactctgttgtccaggccggagtgcagtggcaagatcttggctccctgaagcctctgctgcctcctgggctcacgtgatcctcccacctcagcctctcaagtagccgggagcacaggcacatgccaccacccccagctatttttttatttttattttttgtagagacgggcttttgccatgttgcccaggctggtgtcgaattactgagctcaaggaatctgcctaccttggcctctcaaagggttgggattataggtgtgagccaccgtgcctggcctgaaggattttaacatatgtattttatatatatatgccaacaaagagagaagagggaatgtACAACCTTTTCTAATGCCATAGCATATTTATAAGTATTGAATATGTATTAGGGCacaaaaaaatactgtttatattttctgagatcataatataattaaattaggATGGGcaataaaaaattttgaaaagaggGTAGCAAagagattttatatttatatatagatgatatatattttttatatataattatactaaaaatatttaatctatatgtgtatatatagaaatatatatgtatacacatataaatatatatgtataaatatatacatatatatatttttacagacaggttctcactttgtcacccagtctggagtgcagtgatcatagctcactatagactcgacctcctgggctcaagggatcctcctgcctcagcctctagagtagctgggactacagacatgtgtcatTACAcccagaaaatatgtatttttttgtagagatagagtattgccatgttgtccaggctggtcttgaactcctggccccaggtgatcctcccaccttggcctctccaagcACTGGGGTTAATGGCATGAGACATCACGCCCAGCcgtcaaatattttttaagaaccataaaccagccaggtgcggtggctcacgcctgtaatcccagcactttgggaggccgaggcgggaagatcatgaAGTcatgggtttgagaccagcctgaccaacatggtgaaattccgtctctactaaaaatacaaaaattatccgggtgagGTGGCGcctgccggtaatcccagctactcaggaggctgaggcaggagaatcgcttgaacctgagtggtggaggttgcagtgagccaagatcgcatcactgcactccagcctgggtaacagagtgatacttcgtcaaaaaaaaaaaaaaaaaaaaaaaacaaaccataaaTCAACAATAAATGTGTATAATTGATGGAACATTTCAGGCAGATTAATAGAACAGAAGTGAAAGTCCAGAAACAGACTGATAAGGATAGTGTATGCCAAAGAAAGCATTTCAAATTAGTAAGGAAGGGATGGAATGATTGTGGATTAATgggataaatgtttttaaaaagaccttAGAATCCCATCTAATACCGTACACCAAAAtatattccatatgaatttaagtATAGCTACCATATATTATGTGCCTACTGTATGCTGGATAGTCTATGACACACATAAGTGTTTAAAACCTCATTTAGTTTTCACTGTTCTTTGAGGAGTATACATTgctatttctattttctggatggaaaaacagatttttagaaatgaaggaaactggttgggcacggtggctcacgcctataatcccagcactttgggaggctgaggcggatggatcacaaggtaaggagttcgagaccagcctgtccaatatggtgaaactctgtctctactaaaaatacaaaaattagccatgcatggtggtgggcacctgtaatctcagctacttgggaggctgaggcaggagaatcgcttgaacccaggaggtggagcttgcagtgagccaagatcgtgccactgactccagcctgggcaagagagcaagactccgtctcaaaaaaaaaaaaaagcagtgaaggAACCTGCCAGAATCATACAGCTAATAGTTGGTAGAATCAGGAATGAAATCTAGAACCATAAGACAGCAAAACCCAGGTTTCTAACTACTATGATATATGAAAGGAGAATGTAATGATACTAGACAAAAATAATTGTGGATGTCTGAGTGAGCATTGGAGTTTGTAAGCATGGCACCAAATACGAAAGCAGTATAGGAAAATACTGACAGATTTGATTGTAAGTAATGTTAAAATTCCACTacatcaaaaatatatacataaaatgtaaagtaaataaaatgggaaaagtaaaaaagtatcggtaaaatatttgacaaagaattacttttttttttgagatggagtctcgctctgttgcccaggctggagtgcagtagggctatctcagctcactgcaacctctgcctcctgggttcaagagattctcccacttcaacctcccaagtagctgtgaccactggtgtacaccaccacgcccagctaatttttgtatttttagtagagacggggtttcatcgtggtgaccaggctggtctcaaactcctgacctcaagtgattcacccacttcagccttccaaagtgctgagaatacaggagtgagccactgtgcccagccaagaattcctaatgacaaatattaaaaagcataGACATTCCTGGAACTGGAAAGGGCATGGAGAAAGAGGACCCTCATAAGGTGGTGGTGAAATTGCTAATGTGTAGAACTTTCCTGAAGCACAATTTGACAGTATACATTAAGAACTGAAGACTCTGCGTTCCTTTCATCAGCAGTTACACATTTAGGAAGTTTTTCTAAGTAATTAATTATGGATGTACTCAAAAAAGGAGACTGATCAAATCATAATAGACACATTTAATACAAACAGCCCTCAAAAAAATGGACGTAACACCGTAAGATGAGAAAAGGATTAAAAAGCATAGggtttggaaagaaagaaatcaaactaCTAATATTTTTCacagttgaaattattttgtattttggcaaaaatacagagaaaacataTAGTCAGTTGGATTTTTACATCTTAGCAACAAAGAgttaaaattagaatttaaaatactgtttcaatagcaaacaacaacaaataaaagaacCAAGggataaataaatgacttttatgaagaaaaccacaaaactatactgaaagacattaaagaagacacaaacaaaagtagagatattccatgtttatcaaagaaaaagtcaatatcgcaaagatgtcaattctcccagAATATTCTATAGATTAAATGCAATTCCAATAAAATTCCCaagtagattcttttttttttttttttttttttaNNNNNNNNNNNNNNNNNNNNNNNNNNNNNNNNNNNNNNNNNNNNNNNNNNNNNNNNNNNNNNNNNNNNNNNNNNNNNNNNNNNNNNNNNNNNNNNNNNNNctgcctcagcctcttgagtagctgggactacaggtgcctgccacctcacctggctagtttttttgtattttttagtagagaaggggtttcaccgtgttagtcaggatggtctcgatctcctgacctcgtgatccacccgtctcggcctcccaaagtgctgggattacaggcttgagccaccgcgcccggccccaagtaGATTCTTAAGTGTACAGTCAAGGACTCTTTAAAAAAGTAGGAAAGGAGGCTTACATCATCacatataaaaagttataaaagctGCAGGCATTAAGACAGAATGATATTAGATTAGGGAAAGAAAAcgaaagaccaatggaacagaatagagagccctgAAACCGGGGCCTGTTGAGGCATGTTCCAAAGGAGAGGTGGCTGTgcagatcaacagggaaatatcCCAAACACTGGCATATTTCATATTcataagggggaaaaaataaagcttACTTCACATCACATATTAAGAACCACTTCACATTTAAGTCCAAATCCATTTCACATTAAGTCCTAGATACAAAGCTagaaattttacaagaaaatagGAAGAATAGCATAATGATACCAGGTTAAGAGGAGGATTTCTTAAACAAGACAACAAGATACAAATTGCCATCCAAAAAGaagatggggccaggcacagtggttcatgcctgtaattccagcactttgaggggacGAGGCGGGctgatcgcttgaggtcaggagttcgagaccagcctggccaacatggtgaaaccccgcctctaacaaaaatgcaaaaattagctgagcgtggtggcacacgcctgtaatcccagctactggggaggctgaggcaggagaatcacttgaacccgggaggcggaggttgcagtgaactaagatcacgttaccgcacttcagcctgggcaatagagtgagactcagtcttcaaaaaaaaagacatcataaagaaaaagacaaactacaAATTGGGAAAAGATATTTCCAACACACAGCTGTTGAAAGATTAAATTAATATGCCAAAGatataaaggtattttaaaataaaatacaaatactctaaaagaaaaatgagcaaaagacatagATATTTGGctaggcaaagtggctcacgcttgtactcccagcactttgggatgctgaggtgggaagattgcttgaggccaaaagtttgagaccagcctgggcaacatagtgagaccccatctctacaaaaaaaaaaagacattaatatttcacagaatggaaaacacaaatggtcatttaatatttaaaagagtaTATAAAATGCCTAATTTCATTAAGTcgtgaaaatgaaaatgcaaactaaagctACAATATCATTTTATTCCCATCAGACTGGCAAATTTGAAAAGCCAATCAATACGAATGTTGTCAAGGATGTATAACATTAGACATGACTGGTTTGACACTAAATTGGCATTATTTAGTAGAGTGGAAAATGTGTTCACCACGAGCCCACCAGCCCACCAGCCCACCAGCCCAGCTCTTCCACTCCTAGGCAAGATCCCAGAGAACTCTTCCACATGAGCCAGGAGACATTTACAAGAATGTtcatgcaggccgggcgcggtggctcacacctgtaatcccagcactttgggaggccaaggcgggcggatcatgaggtcaggagatcgagaccatcctggctaacacgatgaaaccccatctctactaaaaatacaaaaaaaaaattatccgggcatggtaggagacacctgtagtcccagctactcgggaggctgagacaggagaatggtgtgaacccaggaggcggagcttgcagtgagcagagatcatgccattgcactccagcctgggcaacagagtgagactcttgtctcaaaaaaaaaaaaaaaaagaagaagaaagaagaaggttCATGCAGCATCATTTGCAGAAAACAATAAAGGACCCAAGAATGgctaaattgtggtatatccatatgacAGAATACTTTGTAGTGTGAAAAGAATAAACTAAAGCCAAATATATCAATAAGGATGCATCTCACTAAGGATGTAAGAGGGAAAAGCAAATCACAGAAGAATAGAGATTCTATTTCTACAGAGTCAAACACTTCCTCAGagttcataaatatatacaacatattgtttagaaaaactggctgggcacagtggctcatgcctgtaatccaggactttgggaggccaaggagggtggactgcttgagctcaagagtttgagaccagcctggccaacatggtgaaaccctgcctctagttaaaaatacaaaaattagctgagcgtggtggtgcgcacctgtaatcccagctacatgggaggctgaggcatgagaattgcttgaaccggagaggtggaggttgcagtgagtctagatcacgccactgcactccagcctgggagacagagtcagactctgtctcaagaaaaaaaaaaacaaaaaacatctaaACATGTGGTAAAAGCTCAaagcaaaaaaccccaaaacacaaCACAACGAAACGCAAAAGGATGATAAGCGCAATACAGGAATGGTCAGGGTGGGTGTGGGGAGCTGAAGGCGGCATGATGAGAAGATAGGGTGGGTGAGGGGCTCAGGAGGGCTCCAGTGTGTGAGGAATGTTCTGTTTGTTAGCTGGACGGTGAGCACAGGGATGTCTGGGTTTGTGTGTGATGCGTGTGTTTCAAAAATTCTCTGAAGTGTACCTATGTTATGcattaatttatatgtattaagATAGCTAACTGAGGGAAAATTTTTTAGAAGTGTGATTGAGAAATaggattaaatattaaaataaggcaTATTATAAAACAGTATGAACAGAtactaaaaattacatttatatgcagataaaagactagaaacaatatttttaattgtttatcttTGGATGATAGGGTTacaggtgatttttcttttcagtctgcatttttaatatttcccaAAAGgaacaaatttgaaataatagGAAAAGCATAAAGTTTATTATATACAGAAAAAAGAGAGTGTCTGGATAAACTATTAATAGGTACACGAATAATAGCTGTTTAATGCAAGACTGTGCCTGGAAGTGAAtgcattttcaaagaaattatttttagctcAAGGGCATCACTTTGGGATGGTAGAAATTTAGACTTCTGACAAGTAGGTCTGAAGCTGTATTTCTGGGGAGGTGACGATTGGTGGGTGTAAGATCTCTGGCCCCTTAACCATGGGTTGGTCTTCTGGTAGCTTAATGTGGAAAAGCAAAGGTACTGCTAACTAGAAAGTTACTTCATTACTGGAGTTGgataaatgatatttattaatAGGAATATGTATGCATTCTATGTTCCATTTTCCTCCggtttttacatttctaattcaCGGCACACACGAGTCATGCTAATATACACAAAGAGGGCTCAGATTCCAAGAATCAATTTCCAgatcagtaagccaagatcagaGCATGGTAAACACCTATCATAAATGAAATGGTAGATATTGTACCTGACATGGTGTTTAATGATGGCTTTACAAAGTATCACATTTCATAGCTGTGAAATATCCCCACGTCATctcacaaaaaaggaaagatcaaAGAAAAGGGCAATTCAAAAAGatcttatttctctctcatgcATGAGAAAGAGCACATAAAATACAAGCAGCGGTTACCCCAGCGCGGCCCTTCAGAGAACCGAGGTAACTATGGTAACTGTGAACGGTCTTTTAGTTCGCAGGGTTCGAATTCTAGAACTGTTGGTTGGGTTTGGGGTAAGTCCCGTAAGGGAGAGCTGCGAACTTCAAGTGCTGAATGGTTCATTCTCTAGGGAGACAGCAACCTTTTCCTAAAAAATCTTGGTTCTTCATTGCTGGAGAGAAGAACAAGCCCTGTGAAGCAGTCGGAGGTCCTTATACCCAGCAAACTTACCTTGAAGGTGTGgtattcaaggaaaaaaaacactTCGGGAATATGGAAGAAACTGATCAGGAacaccagattttctttataaatatgtttttaagagcaaccaaacagagacaattttctcaaaataagcAACCACTAAAATGTCAACAAAGGACCCATTTATGACTTAAAATTCCCATGGCTCTCTAATGAAAGCAATGCTAATTTCGGCCTTGGGaaagtggaaaaaatatataattatgaaaaGTCCTCACCTTTCTTGCAATTTCTTGAGTTTCTCAGGGTCTGCCTTTATCTTACTGGTTTCGTTTTCATCTGTGAAACCAGAGGCTGCCATCCTGTTCCCGTTCGCATTTTGATTTGGGAAATCAGACACTGCAAAGAAAGTAAATGGTATATTTTCTTGCAGGGACTCAGACACACGAAAATAGCCTTCTGAGTTTATTCTTGATGGAGAGGAATTGGAAGAATCCACTAAGGACAAACTGCCCTGTGGATTTAGTAAGAGATCTGTATATAATGGAGCCCCCTGAGGTTGACTTGTTAAAGTAGTATCTTCTGCTTCCCTGACAGCAAATTCGTGTGCACTGTTTACTGGGAAATAATTGTGGTTTTCGGCACTGGCAGATGGATTCCTATTTCTAATGGGAGACAGTGGTCGGCAAACATGAAACCTTGAGTTTCCCTCCGAGTCTGAGCGGTGAATTGAAGTCGATGACATTGACAAGTCTACTGGAATATCCTCTCTCAGAGCAGAATGCATGAATGATACAGCAGAGTTATAGGATGAATTCACTGATGATCCTGGAGATGTTGGTCTGCCAGAAAGCAAGCAGTCAAGAGAATTTTGAGAACTGCTTAAATAGTCTTGCCAGTATCCTTCAGAATCATGGGTGCCAGGCCTATGCTCCATAGAAATACAATCACTCCATGCATTTTCAGCATTGACACTATCCTCTTGTCTGGGCTCGTATTTGGTATCCCAGGAAAGGGGGCTCTTTTTCGCATTTTCACTGCCACCTCGGTCCTTCTCTTTAGCAGATTCCCTATCAGGCAGCCTGGAGTCTTGGGACAACTTTTGCCCAGCAGAAGGCCACTCTGTTGCTGGCTCCATTGCATTGCTTCTTCTCAATGAGCCACGTCTGGGCTCACTTCTTCTTGAAGAATGACCTCTGcaattttcagcattttcttcaaaatttttatttttggcctgAGGGGTTGATGTCCCTCCAAATCTACTTCTTTTGTGATGGGAAGGAGAACGGGGTGAGTGCATACCAAGCCACAGACATTCTTCAACCTGGGTTTCCTCTTCAGTGTCATCGCTTTCTCTTCCGCTGTCCAATgacaaaatggaataaaagtcTTCATCTCGGAACCTAAATGATGCCCTTCTTGGCCCTCCTACGGTGGTGGGTGTGAGTGGTGGCCCCAAGAACTCACTCAATACTTGAGGACTATTTGTTCCTTGGAaggcctggggcagggctggATGCAGCTCACTCTGGGAAGGAGCACTCGGCTGTCCTTTTTTGGGTCTATCTGGGGGGTTCTCAATCACTGGTTGTGATGATGGGACCAAGTTTCTTCTCTCTCGAGTTGGCTTCTTCAGCTTAGTGTTACACATCAGGTCTCCTTGTTGAACTACTTGATCTGCATTGAGAAAAGACACATGTATTATTCCAGTAAAAGGGCCCATGGATGAAAGGCCTTTAGTACCAAGCGCAAAATTGCCCTTTAAATGCAACAGACAAGACCGAGAGAAGAAAATAGCCATGGTCAAAATGGCTGGAGGTACAAGAGAAGCAGAGCCCAGCAGGCTTCATTTTGCTGCCCCACATTCTCTtttgtacacctgtggtcctaggGAAATGGGGTGACCCTGAGGATACAGATTCTTTCAGCAGAAGGTCCCAGAAGACTGGCCCAACCCCAGCCAGTCAGGACTGACGATGGGCAAACCTCACGCTAAATACTGGCTTTTGTTCCATACGTAGTGAAAGGGAAAACCAGCACTCTGGGAATGACTTCTACAACCACCACTAGTCCTTTCCCATCCAAATTCATTCAACGTGCATTTGTGACACCCGGCTTCCCATGCAGCTTTACAAGAACTTAAGGGAAGTACAATATGTCTTGGCAGATCAGGAGGAAGGCTACAGGAGCTGGCACTCGGGCACACTGGGGATTTTGGTCATGTTTACtatttagtgaaaataaaaattagaaatctcTCATGAAATCATATCTTTCTTTGTCACTAGCCCCAGGTCAATTATGTAACTTCTAGCTACCCTAGAATCCCTACTATAAATTCCTACACGGAATCACTAAACTGGCCAGAACCATGCtaactgtctctctctctctctctctctcacacacacac harbors:
- the MARCHF10 gene encoding probable E3 ubiquitin-protein ligase MARCH10 isoform X2, giving the protein MLHDARDRQKFFSDAQYLRDMQHKVVSEYQACLRRQEYKRDPNEKKRDQFWGQETSFERSRFSSRSSSKQSSSEEDPLTEPRSSTKISAFKCDSKLPAIDQTSVKQKHKSTMIARKAEKADPSEPSPADETPMVLLRKRKPNLRRFTVSPESHSPRASEDRSRQNLQWPAKVPAPRGTDQVVQQGDLMCNTKLKKPTRERRNLVPSSQPVIENPPDRPKKGQPSAPSQSELHPALPQAFQGTNSPQVLSEFLGPPLTPTTVGGPRRASFRFRDEDFYSILSLDSGRESDDTEEETQVEECLWLGMHSPRSPSHHKRSRFGGTSTPQAKNKNFEENAENCRGHSSRRSEPRRGSLRRSNAMEPATEWPSAGQKLSQDSRLPDRESAKEKDRGGSENAKKSPLSWDTKYEPRQEDSVNAENAWSDCISMEHRPGTHDSEGYWQDYLSSSQNSLDCLLSGRPTSPGSSVNSSYNSAVSFMHSALREDIPVDLSMSSTSIHRSDSEGNSRFHVCRPLSPIRNRNPSASAENHNYFPVNSAHEFAVREAEDTTLTSQPQGAPLYTDLLLNPQGSLSLVDSSNSSPSRINSEGYFRVSESLQENIPFTFFAVSDFPNQNANGNRMAASGFTDENETSKIKADPEKLKKLQESLLEEDSEEEGDLCRICQIAGGSPRNPLLEPCGCVGSLRFVHQECLKKWLKVKITSGADLGAVKTCEMCKQGLLVDLGDFNMIEFYQKHQQSQAQNDLMNSGLYLVLLLHLYEQRFAELMRLNHNQVERERLSRNYPQPRTEENENSELGDGNEGSISQSRVV
- the MARCHF10 gene encoding probable E3 ubiquitin-protein ligase MARCH10 isoform X1; translated protein: MLHDARDRQKFFSDAQYLRDMQHKVVSEYQACLRRQEYKRDPNEKKRDQFWGQETSFERSRFSSRSSSKQSSSEEDPLTEPRSSTKISAFKCDSKLPAIDQTSVKQKHKSTMIARKAEKADPSEPSPAESESTWWNKLETDFGGPCGWCRLGKKGPMGRSIPPCEADETPMVLLRKRKPNLRRFTVSPESHSPRASEDRSRQNLQWPAKVPAPRGTDQVVQQGDLMCNTKLKKPTRERRNLVPSSQPVIENPPDRPKKGQPSAPSQSELHPALPQAFQGTNSPQVLSEFLGPPLTPTTVGGPRRASFRFRDEDFYSILSLDSGRESDDTEEETQVEECLWLGMHSPRSPSHHKRSRFGGTSTPQAKNKNFEENAENCRGHSSRRSEPRRGSLRRSNAMEPATEWPSAGQKLSQDSRLPDRESAKEKDRGGSENAKKSPLSWDTKYEPRQEDSVNAENAWSDCISMEHRPGTHDSEGYWQDYLSSSQNSLDCLLSGRPTSPGSSVNSSYNSAVSFMHSALREDIPVDLSMSSTSIHRSDSEGNSRFHVCRPLSPIRNRNPSASAENHNYFPVNSAHEFAVREAEDTTLTSQPQGAPLYTDLLLNPQGSLSLVDSSNSSPSRINSEGYFRVSESLQENIPFTFFAVSDFPNQNANGNRMAASGFTDENETSKIKADPEKLKKLQESLLEEDSEEEGDLCRICQIAGGSPRNPLLEPCGCVGSLRFVHQECLKKWLKVKITSGADLGAVKTCEMCKQGLLVDLGDFNMIEFYQKHQQSQAQNDLMNSGLYLVLLLHLYEQRFAELMRLNHNQVERERLSRNYPQPRTEENENSELGDGNEGSISQSRVV
- the MARCHF10 gene encoding probable E3 ubiquitin-protein ligase MARCH10 isoform X3, which codes for MLHDARDRQKFFSDAQYLRDMQHKVVSEYQACLRRQEYKRDPNEKKRDQFWGQETSFERSRFSSRSSSKQSSSEEDPLTEPRSSTKISAFKCDSKLPAIDQTSVKQKHKSTMIARKAEKADPSEPSPDETPMVLLRKRKPNLRRFTVSPESHSPRASEDRSRQNLQWPAKVPAPRGTDQVVQQGDLMCNTKLKKPTRERRNLVPSSQPVIENPPDRPKKGQPSAPSQSELHPALPQAFQGTNSPQVLSEFLGPPLTPTTVGGPRRASFRFRDEDFYSILSLDSGRESDDTEEETQVEECLWLGMHSPRSPSHHKRSRFGGTSTPQAKNKNFEENAENCRGHSSRRSEPRRGSLRRSNAMEPATEWPSAGQKLSQDSRLPDRESAKEKDRGGSENAKKSPLSWDTKYEPRQEDSVNAENAWSDCISMEHRPGTHDSEGYWQDYLSSSQNSLDCLLSGRPTSPGSSVNSSYNSAVSFMHSALREDIPVDLSMSSTSIHRSDSEGNSRFHVCRPLSPIRNRNPSASAENHNYFPVNSAHEFAVREAEDTTLTSQPQGAPLYTDLLLNPQGSLSLVDSSNSSPSRINSEGYFRVSESLQENIPFTFFAVSDFPNQNANGNRMAASGFTDENETSKIKADPEKLKKLQESLLEEDSEEEGDLCRICQIAGGSPRNPLLEPCGCVGSLRFVHQECLKKWLKVKITSGADLGAVKTCEMCKQGLLVDLGDFNMIEFYQKHQQSQAQNDLMNSGLYLVLLLHLYEQRFAELMRLNHNQVERERLSRNYPQPRTEENESRFWGPVLPF